From Lacerta agilis isolate rLacAgi1 chromosome Z, rLacAgi1.pri, whole genome shotgun sequence, the proteins below share one genomic window:
- the BRD3OS gene encoding putative uncharacterized protein BRD3OS: MSGRPPLAEKALSETYARLRYRDASLLIWQQQQQKLESLPPGTYLNRSHSMWYSQYGNQAILVRDKNKADIPRDTGQSRFCSVM; encoded by the coding sequence ATGAGCGGACGGCCACCCCTGGCCGAGAAAGCTTTGTCCGAGACTTATGCTCGCCTCCGGTACAGGGATGCCTCTTTGCTgatctggcagcagcagcagcagaaacttgAGTCTCTGCCACCGGGAACATACTTGAACAGGAGCCACAGCATGTGGTACTCACAATATGGCAACCAGGCGATCTTGGTGCGGGATAAGAACAAAGCAGACATCCCCAGGGATACCGGACAATCCAGGTTTTGCAGCGTGATGTGA